CTTTTGTGTAAGGATGCTCAGGATTTTCGAAGATTTCAACTACGGGCTTGTATTCGACTAATTTGCCTCGGAACATGACCGCGACATCATCTGCGATTTCCGCAATCACACTTAAATCATGGGTAATGAATAAAATAGACATCCCACGCTCATCGCGCAGTTTCCGCAGCAGATTTAGAATTTGTGCCTGAATTGTAACGTCGAGTGCTGTTGTGGGTTCATCTGCGATCAGCAACTCGGGATTGCAGCTTAACGCCATGGCGATCATGACCCGTTGTTTCTGGCCTCCAGACATCTCATGAGGATAACTTGAAAAGCGGCGTTCCGGATCGAGAATTCCTACTTCGTGAAACAGTTCAATCGTGCGTTGTTTCGCCTCAGCCGCAGTGACCTGCTGGTGTAGCATAATGGTTTCCATCACCTGCTTCCCAACGCGAAACACTGGATTTAACGACGTTCCAGGTTCCTGAAAGATCATACTGATATCACGACCACGGATATTTCGCATTTCCGGATCTGATAATTTCACCAGATCTTTTCCCAGAAAGGAAATCGAGCCTGCATCAATTTTGGCAGCTGTGTCCGGCAGCAGCTTCATGATTGATAAGGATGTAACGGACTTGCCTGACCCGGATTCGCCTACCAGCCCCAGCGTTTTCCCTTTCTCGATTGTGATATTCAAATCTTCAACCGCTTTCACAAGGCCGCGTCCTGTGTGAAAGTAGGTTTTTAATCCATTGATATCGAGTAGTGCCGTGTTCTCTGTCATGGGAGTTCCTTTTGAAATCAATTTCAAATCACCTGGATCTTTCCGGCTCATTCAAAATTCATTTGGCGCACTTTGTATTTTTGAAAGTGATTCGCGTATAATAGCGAAACTTCTGTAAGATGGGAGAGGAAACGGTATAAACCTGATGATTGGGAAAAAATGAACGACATTACTTCGAGATCTACTATTAAATTAATTCGTATTACTCTGTTTCTGATCTTAGTTATTTTAAGTACCAGGCACACAGTTTTTTCAGAAGAAATTGTGTTTCCTAAAGTCTTGACGCATTTTAATCCCTATTCTAATAACCCCATTTTTCAGGCAGAAGGCCCGGGGCACTGGGATGTAAAAATACGTGAACGCGGATGGATTCTCAAGGAAGGCGATTTCTTCCACCTTTGGTTCACCGGCTATGATGGGAGCAGGTCTGGCTTGAAAATGCTCGGATATGCCTGGTCTTGTGATGGGATCCATTGGACCCGATCCCCTTGCAATCCGATCTATAAGAAACATTGGGTGGAAGACATGATGGTCCTCAAACATGAGGATATCTATCACATGTTTGCCGAAGGGAGAAATGACATCGCCCAGCATCTGATTTCCAGTGATGCGGTGAGCTGGAAGCGTGTTGGTTCTCTGGACGTACGTCTGGCAAATGGGACTCCCATCCCTGAAGGCCCCTATGGTACCCCTGTTGTCTGGTTTGAAAATGATCAATGGTATCTCTTCTATGAACGGCGCGATGCCGGTATCTGGCTGGCGAGTTCACCGGATATGAAAGTCTGGACAAATATAAACAACGACCAGCCAGTCATGAAGCCTGGCCCCCAGCCTTATGACCAGAAGATGATTGCCATGAACCAGATCATAAAGTATCAGGGAACGTATTACATGATTTTTCATGGCACGAATGCAGCCCAAAAGCCCTCTTTATGGACAACAAATCTTGCAGCATCCAAAGATCTGCTGCATTGGACAAAATATCCCGGGAATCCTCTGACAAAACCTGAAGCGAATCAATCCAGCGGGATGTTAATCCCGGACGGGAAACGCTTTCGCCTTTATACAATGCACAATCAAGTCGATCTAAATTTACCTCAGGATCCCTGATACCAGGATCAAATAGAGTGGCCTGATCTATGAGCGAATCCCTGTCTACTATCAATCCACAAGAAATCGATCAGAATCCGACTCAGGGATCTAGAGAGCGCTCTCCCGCATTCAGTGTACTGCTCTGCTTCGCTCTGGGAATCCTGATTGATTCCTGGATTGAGTTGGATCTGGTTTACTGGCTGCTCTTAAGCATTATGTTGTCTACTATCTGGGGTTTGTGCTATCGATCCCATAAGTATTCCCAGGCAGCGATAGCACTTTTGCTTTTAACGGCCTGTCTGGGAGGCGTGCGACACCATGAGTTCTGGTTCTGTCACGCACCTCAGCATATCAGCCGACTTTTAAAAAGTCCGGAATATTCAGAAGGTCAGGCTCAGCTCATTCGTGTGACGGGGGTGATTTGTAAAAGTCCACAAATTGAAACGCCTGCCGATGAGGAACAGTTCAATCCAAATCAACCAAAACAACGGACGAATCTGATTCTCAACTGTAGCGAACTCAATACGGGAACGAACAACATTCCTGTCACGGGAAAAATCTTTGTTTCCATTCATGACCAAGTAGACTCACCGCAGGCAAAACGAGCAGCTTCATTCTCTGTT
This window of the Gimesia fumaroli genome carries:
- a CDS encoding glycoside hydrolase family protein: MFPKVLTHFNPYSNNPIFQAEGPGHWDVKIRERGWILKEGDFFHLWFTGYDGSRSGLKMLGYAWSCDGIHWTRSPCNPIYKKHWVEDMMVLKHEDIYHMFAEGRNDIAQHLISSDAVSWKRVGSLDVRLANGTPIPEGPYGTPVVWFENDQWYLFYERRDAGIWLASSPDMKVWTNINNDQPVMKPGPQPYDQKMIAMNQIIKYQGTYYMIFHGTNAAQKPSLWTTNLAASKDLLHWTKYPGNPLTKPEANQSSGMLIPDGKRFRLYTMHNQVDLNLPQDP